A single genomic interval of Halobacillus halophilus DSM 2266 harbors:
- a CDS encoding glycerate kinase, protein MRVVFAPDSFKGSLTSVQVSEIMEQAFLAVDQDAETILKPMADGGEGTLEALSKASDPQKVSLTCTGPLGEKVESSYLEFEDRAIIEGAAIAGLPLVPEAQRNPDNTTTYGIGEAISHALNRGHRELMIAIGGSSSNDGGLGMLQALGMKTFDDEGKETEGFGKDLFHIKRIDFSSIDSRLKNTTIRVASDVDNPLTGPKGASHVYGPQKGASEEQVLTYDQALLDYGTLVEKASGRAVMNSPGAGAAGGLGFAFLSIGASLESGARLISEAIHLPEEIQGADLVVTGEGQSDEQTMYGKAPGYVAELSKQHNKPALLLSGSLDGDYEELNQVFTGCFSIVPGPRELTECMNHAEEYLFKATKQVARLILSFAK, encoded by the coding sequence ATGAGAGTAGTCTTTGCTCCAGATTCTTTTAAAGGAAGTCTGACTTCCGTACAAGTATCAGAAATAATGGAACAAGCTTTTCTCGCCGTCGATCAAGATGCAGAAACAATTCTGAAACCGATGGCTGATGGCGGAGAAGGAACGCTCGAAGCTCTGTCTAAAGCCTCGGATCCTCAAAAAGTGAGCCTGACATGTACAGGTCCTCTTGGTGAAAAAGTCGAAAGTTCGTACCTCGAATTTGAGGATCGAGCTATTATTGAAGGAGCTGCTATTGCGGGATTACCCCTTGTTCCTGAAGCACAGAGAAATCCTGATAACACCACTACTTATGGGATCGGTGAAGCAATTTCGCATGCTCTGAACCGCGGACATCGTGAGCTGATGATCGCCATTGGAGGAAGCTCCAGCAATGATGGAGGTCTTGGGATGCTGCAAGCTCTCGGAATGAAGACGTTTGACGACGAGGGTAAGGAAACAGAAGGATTCGGAAAAGATCTCTTCCATATTAAAAGGATTGATTTTTCTTCGATCGATTCCCGATTAAAAAACACAACCATCAGGGTTGCGTCTGATGTTGATAATCCGCTTACGGGGCCTAAAGGGGCGAGCCATGTTTACGGACCTCAAAAAGGTGCCTCAGAAGAACAGGTGCTTACTTATGACCAGGCTTTGCTTGACTACGGAACACTTGTCGAAAAAGCGAGTGGTAGAGCGGTCATGAATTCGCCTGGAGCCGGAGCTGCAGGCGGACTGGGCTTTGCTTTTTTATCTATTGGAGCATCACTGGAATCGGGAGCCAGACTCATCTCAGAAGCTATACATCTGCCGGAAGAGATACAAGGGGCTGACCTCGTTGTGACCGGTGAGGGGCAAAGTGACGAACAGACGATGTACGGAAAAGCTCCAGGGTATGTGGCAGAATTGTCGAAGCAGCACAATAAGCCTGCCCTTCTCCTGTCAGGGAGTTTAGATGGAGATTACGAGGAATTAAATCAAGTTTTTACAGGATGTTTTTCGATCGTTCCAGGACCTCGAGAACTAACAGAATGTATGAATCATGCGGAAGAATATTTGTTTAAAGCAACAAAGCAAGTGGCACGTCTCATATTAAGTTTTGCAAAGTAA
- a CDS encoding ATP-binding protein, with the protein MSLKRMPIRWKITILSFGIVAFTVLIGGIIIIGNSIESKEESLGEHALVTGRTIANLPALKEGLTESEGWKKINPVVERIRTINSSDYIVVLNMNRIRYSHPVEEKLGTLSSGKDEGPAFGEHSYTSKAEGVMGVAVRGFVPVMNEDHEQIGVVIVGNLLPSLQEILFAMKSEILLVLLLTGLFGITGSWLLARHLKEQTFHLEPHEVVQLLVERTATFQAMNEGIVAIDNEGKITIMNDKAKKILGIKGDQRKQRIEQVMPDIRLGDVLSSGQGVYNEELRLGSTLVMSTRVPIRVEEETIGAVVIFQDRTDVTRLAEELTGVKAFVDALRVQNHEHLNKLHTIAGLIQLDQKDKALDFVFETSEKQERLSNFLVKNLKDYSLSGLLLSKVSRGKELGIEVVIDSQSEMHRYPPLLDQHDFVLILGNLIENAFHAFEEMEREEKWIDVSISQNEHSCSISVEDNGKGISSEQQTAIFDKGFTTKGQKGSGIGLYLVNNIVDKGLGEIEVFSRKGEGMSILITFPMILEEDSYEQATGY; encoded by the coding sequence ATGTCACTTAAACGGATGCCCATCCGCTGGAAGATTACTATTCTATCATTTGGAATTGTAGCCTTTACCGTTTTGATAGGCGGTATTATCATAATAGGAAATTCAATTGAATCCAAAGAAGAATCACTTGGAGAACATGCCCTCGTCACCGGAAGGACTATTGCAAATCTACCAGCTCTTAAAGAAGGGTTAACCGAATCAGAGGGTTGGAAGAAAATCAATCCTGTAGTGGAGCGGATTCGTACAATTAACAGCTCGGACTATATCGTAGTCCTGAATATGAATCGAATTCGATATTCTCATCCGGTGGAAGAGAAGCTCGGCACTTTATCTTCGGGCAAGGATGAAGGGCCGGCTTTTGGGGAACACAGTTATACTTCCAAGGCCGAGGGGGTGATGGGAGTAGCTGTACGGGGGTTTGTACCCGTGATGAATGAAGATCACGAGCAGATCGGTGTCGTGATTGTCGGAAATCTACTGCCATCGTTGCAGGAAATTCTGTTTGCAATGAAAAGCGAAATCCTGCTGGTTCTTTTATTAACAGGACTTTTCGGAATTACGGGTTCCTGGCTGCTGGCGAGGCATTTAAAAGAACAGACGTTTCATTTGGAACCTCACGAAGTGGTTCAGCTGCTCGTGGAGCGGACGGCCACCTTCCAGGCTATGAATGAAGGTATTGTAGCAATTGATAATGAAGGAAAAATTACAATTATGAACGATAAAGCTAAAAAGATTCTCGGTATTAAAGGAGATCAGAGAAAGCAAAGGATCGAACAGGTTATGCCGGACATCAGGCTTGGGGACGTACTCTCTTCGGGACAGGGTGTTTATAATGAAGAGCTTCGGCTGGGGAGCACTTTAGTGATGAGCACACGCGTTCCGATAAGAGTAGAAGAGGAGACAATCGGTGCGGTAGTGATTTTCCAGGACCGGACGGATGTTACCCGACTCGCCGAAGAACTAACAGGCGTGAAAGCCTTTGTGGATGCTTTACGTGTTCAGAATCATGAGCACTTAAACAAGCTGCATACCATTGCGGGTCTCATTCAACTAGATCAGAAGGATAAGGCACTGGATTTTGTATTTGAAACTTCAGAAAAACAGGAGCGCCTATCTAACTTTTTAGTGAAAAATTTGAAGGATTATAGTTTATCCGGTCTATTGCTCAGTAAAGTAAGCCGCGGTAAAGAACTGGGAATTGAAGTGGTGATTGATAGCCAAAGTGAAATGCATCGTTATCCGCCTTTACTTGATCAGCATGATTTTGTTCTTATATTAGGCAATCTTATCGAAAATGCTTTTCACGCCTTTGAGGAAATGGAACGCGAAGAAAAGTGGATCGATGTTTCTATCTCGCAAAATGAACATAGCTGTTCCATCAGTGTGGAGGACAATGGCAAGGGGATTTCCAGTGAACAACAAACAGCTATCTTTGATAAAGGTTTTACAACAAAAGGACAGAAGGGCTCAGGGATCGGGCTTTATTTAGTGAACAATATCGTGGATAAAGGACTGGGAGAGATCGAAGTTTTTTCTCGAAAGGGAGAGGGCATGAGCATATTAATTACGTTTCCTATGATACTTGAGGAGGATTCCTATGAGCAGGCAACAGGTTATTGA
- a CDS encoding TAXI family TRAP transporter solute-binding subunit — protein MLKKLVFLIALASVMVLAACGGDGGSEGASGSGGSDSKSIVLGTGGTSGTYYPIGGALKPVFEESDSIDNVTVESTGASVANIQNIQDQLNQMAIIMSDVGYDAIEGNGQFEGNSVDVQAMAGMYQNVVQVVALKDSGIQSIEDLKGKKVGVGKVGSGVEQSAKKVLEAVGLTYDDFSKVTHTGYADSVQEMKNGNLDAAFFTSGVPNSNITDLQQQTDINFVEIKGETAKKLMDKYPFYKANKIEAGNEAKYKLENPVETVGIQNMIIVSPDLSEDVVYDLTKRYYEYLGTEGVSVGALKQLGRDEIAKDLVAPLHPGAKKFYEEQGILE, from the coding sequence ATGTTGAAAAAATTAGTATTTTTAATAGCGCTTGCTTCTGTGATGGTATTAGCTGCCTGTGGAGGAGACGGAGGCTCAGAAGGAGCGTCTGGATCAGGCGGATCGGATTCGAAATCTATTGTACTTGGAACAGGAGGAACATCAGGAACTTACTACCCAATCGGCGGAGCCTTAAAGCCGGTTTTTGAAGAAAGTGACAGTATTGATAATGTAACCGTCGAATCGACTGGAGCTTCTGTAGCGAATATCCAGAACATCCAGGATCAATTAAATCAGATGGCTATCATTATGAGTGACGTCGGGTATGATGCTATCGAAGGCAATGGACAATTTGAAGGGAATTCAGTTGATGTTCAAGCCATGGCCGGCATGTACCAGAATGTGGTGCAGGTAGTTGCTCTGAAAGACAGCGGCATCCAATCCATAGAAGATTTGAAAGGTAAAAAAGTAGGCGTTGGAAAAGTCGGTTCTGGGGTAGAGCAGAGCGCGAAGAAAGTTCTGGAAGCGGTTGGACTGACTTATGATGACTTCTCCAAGGTAACCCATACAGGTTATGCAGATAGTGTACAGGAAATGAAAAATGGAAACCTGGATGCGGCTTTCTTTACCTCAGGAGTACCGAACAGCAATATTACAGATTTACAGCAGCAAACGGACATTAATTTTGTAGAAATTAAAGGAGAAACGGCTAAGAAGCTGATGGATAAATATCCTTTCTACAAAGCCAATAAAATTGAAGCTGGAAATGAAGCAAAATATAAATTAGAGAATCCAGTTGAAACGGTAGGGATTCAGAATATGATTATTGTTTCTCCAGACTTAAGTGAAGACGTGGTCTATGACCTGACGAAGCGTTACTACGAATACTTGGGTACAGAAGGCGTTTCGGTAGGGGCATTGAAACAGCTAGGCCGTGATGAAATTGCTAAGGATTTAGTGGCCCCTCTTCACCCGGGAGCTAAGAAATTCTATGAAGAACAGGGCATTTTAGAGTAA
- a CDS encoding M4 family metallopeptidase: protein MKKKHVIPVAVLSSALFMGTVSPAQTLAVSPNANTEVVQKKVHSEGKGKPFFVKEMQAEKQKSADSKAAKEFLNNNKAKFNMDKPEESLESANVTKDELGMTHVKLQQKKNNIPVEGNEVTVHYSSDNRVQSVSGQFNEAIEKEGLPSKASLSASESIKLAKEAVKAPDQLVESPDSGLVYYSFQGENHLAYKVNVNFLGDNPGNWSVYVDANSGEVIDQYNKIMHAQDYKASKGSGIGVLGDHRKLHITHKNDKSVQQPGTNFYLFDNSHEDLEGIYTYDMKNQWGDSDVQFPGVLFSSPNASFKDSYDSPAVDAHYNSEQVYEYFLEEHDRNSIDGEGMAIKSSVHFGQDYNNAFWNGEQMTYGDGDGEFFVPLSAGLDVAAHEMAHGVTTYSAGLKYRFQSGALNEAFSDIFGALVDEEDWEIGEDIMAEDARESGRTSLRSLSNPSKYAVGEKYTPYGDGNGKYPSHMDEYYDLPINLDNGGVHINSSIINHAAYLTGEQIGKDKLGQIYYRALTVYLTPDSDFSHARESLIQSAVDLYGDNSAEAQATEDGLNQVGITE, encoded by the coding sequence ATGAAGAAAAAACACGTAATACCGGTAGCTGTTCTATCATCTGCTTTGTTTATGGGGACCGTTTCACCAGCACAAACACTCGCTGTAAGTCCAAATGCCAATACAGAGGTTGTTCAGAAGAAAGTACATAGTGAAGGTAAAGGAAAACCATTCTTCGTTAAAGAAATGCAGGCAGAAAAACAAAAATCAGCAGATAGCAAAGCTGCGAAGGAATTCTTAAATAACAATAAAGCGAAGTTCAATATGGATAAACCCGAGGAAAGTCTGGAATCCGCTAATGTTACGAAAGATGAATTGGGAATGACACACGTTAAGCTCCAGCAGAAGAAAAACAATATTCCTGTCGAAGGTAACGAGGTTACCGTGCATTACAGCAGCGATAATCGCGTTCAATCGGTTAGTGGACAATTCAACGAAGCGATTGAAAAAGAAGGGCTTCCTTCCAAAGCTTCTCTATCAGCTTCGGAAAGTATAAAACTCGCTAAAGAAGCAGTTAAGGCTCCGGACCAACTGGTAGAGTCACCAGATTCAGGGCTTGTTTATTACTCGTTTCAAGGTGAAAATCATTTAGCTTACAAAGTAAATGTGAATTTCCTGGGTGACAATCCAGGGAACTGGTCTGTTTATGTCGATGCGAATTCTGGCGAAGTTATCGATCAATACAACAAAATTATGCACGCACAGGATTATAAAGCATCCAAGGGATCCGGAATTGGCGTGTTAGGAGATCACCGTAAGCTTCACATCACACATAAAAACGATAAATCCGTTCAACAACCGGGAACAAACTTTTATCTTTTTGATAATTCCCATGAAGACTTGGAAGGGATCTACACTTATGATATGAAAAATCAATGGGGCGACAGTGATGTTCAGTTCCCTGGGGTTCTTTTCAGCTCTCCAAACGCATCATTTAAAGATTCTTATGATAGTCCGGCTGTAGATGCACACTACAATTCTGAACAAGTTTACGAGTACTTCCTGGAAGAACATGATCGTAACTCCATTGATGGAGAAGGCATGGCCATCAAGTCCTCAGTTCATTTTGGCCAGGATTATAATAATGCCTTCTGGAACGGGGAGCAAATGACCTACGGAGACGGAGATGGCGAATTTTTCGTACCTCTATCAGCTGGTCTAGATGTAGCAGCGCACGAAATGGCGCACGGGGTTACGACTTACTCCGCAGGTTTGAAATATCGCTTCCAATCCGGGGCGCTTAATGAAGCCTTCTCGGATATCTTCGGTGCTTTAGTAGATGAGGAGGACTGGGAAATCGGAGAAGACATTATGGCAGAAGATGCTAGAGAGTCGGGTCGTACCTCCCTTCGTAGTCTGAGCAACCCTAGTAAGTATGCAGTTGGGGAAAAATATACGCCATATGGAGATGGAAACGGGAAGTATCCTTCCCACATGGACGAGTACTATGATCTTCCTATAAACCTGGATAATGGCGGTGTTCATATTAACTCTTCCATCATCAACCATGCAGCCTATCTAACAGGCGAGCAGATTGGTAAGGATAAACTAGGGCAGATTTATTATCGTGCACTAACGGTTTATCTGACTCCAGATTCTGACTTCAGTCATGCGAGAGAATCCTTGATTCAGTCAGCTGTAGACCTCTACGGTGATAATAGTGCCGAAGCCCAGGCCACAGAAGATGGATTGAATCAGGTCGGTATTACCGAATGA
- the glaH gene encoding glutarate dioxygenase GlaH, which produces MCAVEMKKESLPSITGQGYSIQPHPKHNRLYHIEFEEQVIDQFLQEVQAISDEQLEYIPYQRFITANILLNLVDQDFGNTIRTLLHDRNSGGFTVGLQGRTEDAQDYVKFSTALSHLAGIPNFDAMSKKYYARFSVKHTDDSDSYLRQAYRRFTLHTDGTYVDEPTDWLLMMKMEEENAVGGSSRLLHLDEWEEFDYFYNQPLASYPFTYKAPASKNVSEDVQRKPFYEWNNGPCICFIDQFVFPETIAQAQYLKELSQSMENSKGVIELELPVGDLVMLNNRFWLHGRAGFEENPDLHRELLRQRGHFVK; this is translated from the coding sequence ATGTGTGCAGTAGAAATGAAGAAAGAGAGTCTTCCGTCAATAACAGGACAAGGATATTCTATTCAGCCGCATCCAAAGCATAATCGTTTATATCATATTGAATTTGAAGAACAGGTGATTGATCAGTTTTTGCAGGAGGTTCAAGCCATTAGTGATGAGCAGTTGGAGTATATTCCTTACCAGCGGTTTATCACAGCAAATATACTGCTGAACTTAGTGGATCAGGACTTTGGAAACACGATCCGGACTCTTCTTCATGACCGGAATTCCGGTGGTTTTACAGTGGGACTGCAAGGGCGTACGGAGGATGCTCAGGACTATGTGAAATTCTCCACGGCCTTGTCGCACCTGGCGGGCATTCCAAACTTTGATGCCATGTCAAAAAAATACTATGCACGCTTCTCTGTGAAGCATACGGATGACAGTGATTCGTATCTTCGTCAGGCATACCGTCGCTTTACACTTCATACGGATGGAACCTATGTGGATGAGCCGACGGACTGGCTGCTCATGATGAAGATGGAGGAAGAAAATGCAGTTGGAGGAAGCTCTCGATTGCTGCACCTTGATGAATGGGAAGAGTTTGATTACTTTTACAATCAGCCACTTGCTTCCTATCCTTTCACCTATAAGGCTCCGGCCAGTAAAAACGTCTCGGAAGATGTACAGCGGAAACCATTCTATGAATGGAATAATGGTCCCTGCATCTGTTTTATAGATCAGTTTGTGTTCCCAGAAACGATCGCTCAGGCTCAGTATCTGAAAGAACTGTCTCAATCTATGGAAAACTCAAAAGGGGTCATTGAACTGGAACTTCCAGTTGGAGATTTAGTAATGCTGAATAATCGTTTTTGGCTTCACGGCAGGGCCGGGTTTGAAGAGAATCCTGATCTCCATAGAGAATTACTTCGTCAGCGAGGACATTTTGTAAAGTAG
- a CDS encoding DctP family TRAP transporter solute-binding subunit: protein MKTVAAICLFIFTGIVTAFVFGFDLNESQDSLQYDDEQEGIEDKVVIKFSHVVAENTPKGRAVRQFASLVHERTDGEIKVEIYPNGTLYNDQNEYDALINGHIQMIAPATSKLTERFPKWQVLDLPFAFPTYQAVEEAYEGTIGQTLIDQLGPKVKGITFWYNGYKQVTSSEEPMILPSDFNQTHLRIMPSPVIESQFHALGASTSQMPFNKTYSNLEVDFINGQENTLSNIYSKNLYKEQDYLTISNHGYLGYAVLMNDEFWSELSNEHQAIISQSIEETTDWIKRHSIEINDAHLRQIKRDDSLEVYYLTKEQRALWKEAVQPVYQVTEPIAGELLMEEVYRLQEKYQ from the coding sequence TTGAAAACGGTCGCAGCCATTTGTCTATTTATTTTCACAGGAATCGTGACAGCTTTTGTATTCGGATTTGATTTAAATGAATCCCAGGATTCCTTGCAGTACGATGATGAACAGGAAGGAATTGAAGATAAGGTCGTAATTAAATTCAGTCACGTCGTTGCCGAAAACACCCCAAAAGGCAGGGCCGTCCGGCAATTCGCTTCCCTCGTTCATGAGCGGACAGACGGGGAAATTAAAGTGGAGATTTATCCGAATGGAACCCTTTATAACGATCAAAATGAGTATGACGCATTAATAAACGGCCATATTCAAATGATCGCGCCGGCTACATCCAAGCTTACCGAGCGGTTCCCAAAATGGCAGGTCCTGGATCTCCCATTTGCCTTCCCCACCTATCAAGCAGTGGAGGAAGCTTACGAGGGGACGATTGGTCAGACACTGATTGATCAATTGGGCCCTAAGGTAAAAGGAATAACCTTTTGGTACAACGGCTATAAGCAGGTGACCAGCAGCGAAGAACCTATGATCTTACCTTCTGATTTCAATCAAACTCACTTGAGAATCATGCCTAGTCCTGTTATTGAGTCCCAGTTCCATGCACTTGGAGCAAGTACCAGCCAGATGCCGTTCAATAAAACGTACAGTAATTTGGAAGTCGATTTTATTAATGGCCAGGAGAACACTTTATCAAACATTTACTCTAAGAATCTATACAAAGAACAAGACTACTTAACGATCAGTAATCACGGCTATCTGGGTTATGCTGTCCTTATGAATGATGAGTTTTGGAGTGAACTTTCTAACGAACATCAGGCTATAATTTCACAGTCCATAGAAGAAACGACCGATTGGATTAAACGGCATTCCATAGAAATTAACGATGCACACCTCCGTCAGATTAAACGGGACGACTCTCTGGAAGTGTATTATTTAACAAAAGAACAACGTGCCTTGTGGAAAGAAGCTGTTCAACCCGTATATCAGGTAACGGAGCCTATTGCCGGGGAACTTCTAATGGAAGAAGTTTATCGTTTACAAGAAAAATATCAATAG
- a CDS encoding 3-dehydroquinate synthase II yields the protein MTSKNEYIEVTKIEGIGEGMRVCLDFIDVLDPEDGLYVGNTGHGYVKVLSENRESDGYPPRPFRINCGAFHQYLYQKEKTYYLHELNPGESLLLSGKEDRELPLGRVKVEKRPFLRIECQTEEGTISATLQKSSSVYVMEEDEGELPLLSLEVGHRLLGIKDKPGRHLGAQVGEVIWEK from the coding sequence ATGACTAGCAAAAATGAATATATAGAAGTAACGAAGATTGAGGGAATCGGTGAAGGCATGAGAGTCTGTCTAGATTTCATCGACGTCCTCGACCCGGAAGACGGGCTCTATGTAGGAAATACAGGACACGGTTACGTGAAGGTACTTTCCGAAAACCGCGAGTCGGACGGTTATCCGCCGCGTCCATTTCGTATTAACTGCGGCGCGTTTCATCAATACTTATATCAAAAGGAAAAAACGTATTACTTACATGAACTGAACCCTGGAGAAAGCTTGTTGTTATCTGGAAAAGAGGATCGGGAACTCCCTCTTGGACGCGTGAAGGTAGAGAAACGCCCGTTTCTAAGGATTGAATGTCAGACGGAAGAAGGGACGATCTCAGCTACGCTGCAAAAGTCCTCGAGTGTTTATGTGATGGAAGAGGATGAAGGAGAACTTCCTTTACTCAGTCTGGAAGTTGGCCACCGCCTGCTCGGGATCAAGGATAAGCCCGGACGGCACTTAGGTGCGCAAGTGGGTGAGGTTATTTGGGAGAAATAA
- the lhgO gene encoding L-2-hydroxyglutarate oxidase has protein sequence MYDYVIIGGGIVGLSTAFALIQKNPGASIIVVEKEQELSAHQTGRNSGVIHSGVYYKPGSLKARMAMQGRNSMVEFCETHDVPHEVCGKVLVATEQEEIPRLEALNDRVQENGLNVTRIGRKELQEIEPYANGIEGLRVPSTGIVNYKKVSVKIAELLRQAGVEFSFGSAVETIDEGSGEVTIETSERTLKSRFLINCAGLHSDRLVRMAGIHTDLQIVPFRGEYFKLTEEKNHLVKGLIYPIPNPAFPFLGVHLTKMMDGGIHAGPNAVLSFKREGYRKTDFHWKDAFDVLSFPGFWKMARVNMKEGMKEMVRSFHKESFVKSLQRLVPDIQEEDVIPTDAGVRAQAMLKDGRLVDDFHIITGKRSVHVCNAPSPAATASFEIGREIAERIPELERVQVS, from the coding sequence ATGTATGATTATGTGATTATCGGCGGGGGTATTGTGGGTCTGTCCACAGCCTTCGCACTCATTCAGAAGAATCCCGGTGCTTCCATTATAGTTGTTGAAAAGGAACAGGAGCTTTCTGCCCATCAGACTGGAAGAAATAGTGGCGTCATCCACTCAGGTGTCTATTACAAGCCTGGCAGTTTAAAAGCGCGAATGGCCATGCAGGGCAGGAACTCGATGGTAGAATTCTGTGAGACTCATGACGTTCCTCATGAAGTGTGCGGAAAAGTGCTGGTCGCAACCGAACAAGAGGAAATTCCTCGTTTAGAAGCCCTGAACGATCGCGTTCAGGAAAATGGATTGAATGTGACTAGGATTGGGCGTAAGGAATTGCAGGAAATTGAACCGTACGCCAATGGGATTGAAGGACTCCGCGTTCCTTCAACAGGCATTGTTAATTATAAGAAGGTCAGTGTGAAAATCGCAGAATTGCTCAGGCAGGCCGGTGTCGAGTTTTCATTCGGATCAGCTGTCGAGACAATTGACGAGGGGTCCGGCGAGGTTACGATAGAAACGAGCGAGCGCACACTGAAATCGCGCTTTCTCATAAACTGCGCAGGTCTTCACAGCGACCGGCTTGTCCGGATGGCAGGAATTCATACGGATTTGCAGATTGTCCCGTTCAGAGGAGAATATTTTAAATTAACCGAGGAGAAGAACCATTTAGTAAAAGGTCTGATTTATCCGATTCCGAACCCTGCTTTCCCTTTTCTCGGCGTTCATTTGACGAAGATGATGGACGGTGGCATCCATGCAGGACCAAACGCTGTACTAAGCTTTAAGCGTGAAGGGTATCGTAAGACCGATTTCCACTGGAAAGATGCGTTTGATGTTTTATCATTCCCTGGGTTTTGGAAAATGGCAAGAGTCAATATGAAAGAAGGCATGAAGGAAATGGTGCGCTCTTTTCATAAAGAGAGTTTTGTGAAGAGCCTTCAACGCCTGGTACCGGATATTCAAGAAGAAGATGTAATTCCAACAGATGCTGGCGTCAGGGCGCAGGCCATGTTGAAGGATGGACGTCTCGTCGATGATTTTCATATCATTACGGGTAAGCGTTCTGTTCATGTGTGTAATGCCCCATCACCTGCGGCAACCGCTTCTTTTGAAATTGGGAGAGAGATTGCGGAGCGGATTCCAGAGTTGGAACGAGTTCAAGTGAGTTAA
- a CDS encoding response regulator: MSRQQVIEVLLIEDDPMVQEVNRQFIERVSPFQVVDVASDGREGVRMAKELSPHLIVLDIFMPGQDGVEALKEIRKHAFDVDVIVITAANDKDTIRSMFRHGAIDYLIKPFKFERLQQALTNYRDFRSEIRGEGALQQQQIDGLVGSKLDHDVKELPKGLNQQTLEQITTFLSRNSDALSAEQVADGVGMARVTARRYLEYLQKIGEVDIDIQYGGVGRPVNRYHMKV; this comes from the coding sequence ATGAGCAGGCAACAGGTTATTGAAGTGTTGTTAATTGAAGACGACCCCATGGTCCAGGAAGTGAATCGGCAATTCATTGAACGGGTATCTCCGTTTCAAGTCGTTGATGTCGCTTCGGATGGGAGAGAAGGAGTGAGAATGGCCAAAGAGCTTTCTCCCCATCTGATCGTTCTGGATATTTTTATGCCGGGACAGGATGGTGTGGAAGCACTTAAAGAAATACGAAAGCATGCGTTTGATGTTGATGTCATTGTAATTACAGCAGCCAACGATAAAGATACCATTCGCTCCATGTTCAGGCACGGTGCCATCGATTATCTGATTAAACCTTTTAAATTTGAGCGTCTGCAGCAAGCGCTCACAAACTACCGGGATTTCCGTTCGGAAATAAGGGGTGAGGGAGCTTTACAACAGCAGCAGATCGATGGGCTGGTTGGAAGTAAGCTTGATCATGATGTCAAAGAATTACCTAAAGGATTAAATCAACAGACTCTGGAGCAAATTACTACTTTTCTCAGCCGAAACTCTGATGCTTTATCCGCTGAACAGGTAGCAGACGGTGTGGGAATGGCCCGGGTAACAGCACGCAGGTACTTAGAATACCTCCAAAAAATCGGCGAGGTGGATATCGACATTCAGTATGGAGGAGTGGGCCGCCCCGTAAATCGCTATCATATGAAAGTGTAA
- a CDS encoding DUF3870 domain-containing protein — MNTLFVAGHSKLPTGMAANHISESLTLTLEVDKKYGVIVDASCTLATDHGREFIKSLLKGYSLKEGTDEPVARLKEGYLGKAGNALEAALKDSYKQYQLHQ, encoded by the coding sequence ATGAACACATTATTTGTTGCCGGTCATTCCAAACTACCTACCGGAATGGCCGCAAACCACATATCCGAATCTTTAACCCTTACCTTGGAAGTTGACAAAAAATATGGTGTCATAGTGGATGCTTCCTGTACTCTCGCCACAGATCATGGAAGAGAATTTATCAAATCCTTATTAAAAGGCTACAGTTTAAAAGAAGGTACGGACGAACCGGTGGCGCGTCTTAAAGAAGGCTATCTCGGCAAAGCCGGAAATGCTCTGGAAGCTGCTTTAAAAGATTCATACAAACAATATCAACTTCACCAGTAA